The DNA segment TCCGCCCTCAGGCACATGCCGAGGACGAAGAACGGCAGGAACTGCAGGACCCGTTGCAGGTCCAGGTCGGTGCCGAGGCTCGGGGAGACGGAGGCCGCCAGGGCGATCGCCAGGGCCAGCGGCACCGGCCACCGCACGATCCGCCACAGCGGCGCGGTGAGCCGCCACATGAACAGCGCGGCCAGGAACCAGGTGAGGAACCACGGGTCCCACAGGTCGACCGAGAAGCTGGTGAGGTCGCCGGCCCAGTACCGGAAGACCGCATAGGCCGTCTGAAAAAGGAGGTAGGGGACGGCGACGCCGGTGACCAGCCGCTGCAGCCGGTCCCGGCGCATGTCGAAACTGCGGGAGAAGTACCCGGATATGATGGTGAAGGCGGGCATGTGGAACGCGTAGACGAAGATGTACAGCGCCGCCGCGCTCCGGCTGCCGGCGTAGAGCGGCTCCCAGGCGTGCCCCAGCGCCACCAGCACGATCGCCAGGTATTTGGCGTTGTCGAAGAAGGCGTCGCGGTGCTTTCGCGGGGGCGGTGACGCCCGCTCGGCCGGGGCGCCGGCGGGGGAGCGGGCGGCGACGGCGGGCCGCTCGGCGGGCGCGGGCCGGTCGGTGTCCGGCAGGGCGGAGGTGCGGGGGAGCGGGCTCACGAGACGGCCTCCCAGTGGTCGGTCGGCCGTCGGGTCCTTCTCGCCGTGGTGGCGGGGGCGGTCACTGCGACGATCGTGGTGAGCGGCATCCTGGCTCCTCGTGTGG comes from the Streptomyces angustmyceticus genome and includes:
- a CDS encoding acyltransferase family protein gives rise to the protein MSPLPRTSALPDTDRPAPAERPAVAARSPAGAPAERASPPPRKHRDAFFDNAKYLAIVLVALGHAWEPLYAGSRSAAALYIFVYAFHMPAFTIISGYFSRSFDMRRDRLQRLVTGVAVPYLLFQTAYAVFRYWAGDLTSFSVDLWDPWFLTWFLAALFMWRLTAPLWRIVRWPVPLALAIALAASVSPSLGTDLDLQRVLQFLPFFVLGMCLRAEHFNLVRCWTARIAAVPVLLAALAFAYWAVPRMNDAWFYHTDSAQKLGVPWWCGIMMQLAMFGCSLVLTACFLAWVPGRRTWCTVLGAGTLYGYLLHGFLAKASRWFDWYDADWVRTPWGAVAVTVLAAAVVTLLCTPPVQRALRFAMEPKMRWAFRKEPPPGSRPGRTT